A region from the Aegilops tauschii subsp. strangulata cultivar AL8/78 chromosome 5, Aet v6.0, whole genome shotgun sequence genome encodes:
- the LOC109759891 gene encoding probable glutathione S-transferase GSTU1: MAGEKGLVLLDFWVSPFGQRVRIALAEKGLPYEYAEEDLMAGKSDRLLRANPVHKKIPVLLHDGRPVNESLIILQYLEDAFPDAPALLPSDPYARAQARFWADYVDKKVYDCGSRLWKLKGEPQAQARAEMLDILKTLDGALGDKPFFGGDKFGFVDAAFAPFTAWFHSYERYGEFSLPEVAPKIAAWAKRCGERESVAKSLYSPDKVYDFIGLLKKKYGIE; the protein is encoded by the coding sequence ATGGCGGGCGAGAAGGGCCTGGTGCTGCTGGACTTCTGGGTGAGCCCGTTCGGGCAGCGCGTCCGCATCGCGCTGGCGGAGAAGGGCCTGCCCTACGAGTACGCGGAGGAGGACCTGATGGCCGGCAAGAGCGACCGCCTCCTCCGCGCCAACCCGGTGCACAAGAAGATCCCGGTGCTCCTCCACGACGGCCGCCCCGTCAACGAGTCCCTCATCATCCTCCAGTACCTGGAGGACGCCTTCCCGGACGCCCCGGCACTGCTCCCCTCCGACCCCTACGCGCGCGCGCAGGCCCGCTTCTGGGCCGACTACGTCGACAAGAAGGTCTACGACTGCGGCTCCCGCCTCTGGAAGCTCAAGGGCGAGCCGCAGGCGCAGGCGCGCGCCGAGATGCTGGACATCCTCAAGACCCTCGACGGCGCGCTCGGGGACAAGCCCTTCTTCGGCGGCGACAAGTTCGGGTTCGTCGACGCCGCCTTCGCGCCCTTCACCGCGTGGTTCCACAGCTACGAGAGGTACGGCGAGTTCAGCCTGCCGGAGGTGGCGCCCAAGATCGCGGCGTGGGCCAAGCGCTGCGGCGAGCGGGAGAGCGTCGccaagagcctctactcgccggACAAGGTGTACGACTTCATCGGCCTGCTCAAGAAGAAGTACGGCATCGAGTAG